In Sulfuriferula plumbiphila, the genomic window TACGGCTTCCGCTCACCATTTACCTGCTCTCGGGCTGGCTGCAGAGCCGTTATCCGAGTGTGAACTGGTTCTCGCACGACGCCGGTCATCTGCTGGAGGAGTTGTTCGGCTGGCGCGCCAACCCCCATTTCGGCCCGTTTCACGTGCTCAGCATCGTGCTCATCGGCGGCGGATTCATCCTGCTCGCCAACGCCTGGAAGGTGCTCTACGCGGCGCAGCGTACCCACACGCTCGCCACTGCCGGGCCGTATGCCTATATCTGCCATCCGCAGTACGTGGCTTTCGTGCTCATCCTGTTCGGATTTCTGTTGCAATGGCCGACGCTGCTCACGCTCGCCATGTTCCCGGTGCTCACCTATATGTACCTGCGCCTGGCGCGGCGCGAGGAGCACGAGGTGGAAGATGAATTCGGCGATACCTACCGGCGCTATGCGGCGGCGACACCGGCGTTTTTTCCGCATCTGCATCAAGCAAAGCTTGGGGCTTGAGCGCCAAAGAATTCGGGGAAACCCGGAATGGAAGGACCTGCCATCGGGTGCAATGATTGTTTAATGCAAAGGAGATCGAAAAATGAAAGCACAATACGTTCGCAA contains:
- a CDS encoding methyltransferase family protein, whose amino-acid sequence is MNWFSHDAGHLLEELFGWRANPHFGPFHVLSIVLIGGGFILLANAWKVLYAAQRTHTLATAGPYAYICHPQYVAFVLILFGFLLQWPTLLTLAMFPVLTYMYLRLARREEHEVEDEFGDTYRRYAAATPAFFPHLHQAKLGA